A genome region from Streptomyces pratensis includes the following:
- a CDS encoding RNA polymerase sigma factor, which translates to MDSARHRPVSAGPDTPTGVEHLLRTEAPQVLGALVRRFGRFDIAEDAVQEALLAASRAWPADGVPEDPRSWLIRVGYRRMVDLLRSDQARRTRERETGMAELAMQEPARRGGPVREADDGLTLLLLCCHPALSPASQVALTLRAVGGLTTAEIAHAYGTTEATLGTRISRAKQQLARGGARFTAPTAADRDSRMTAVMRVLYLIFNEGYTASAGDVLARVDLTGEAIRLTRMLGDTAPDDAEVAGLLALMLLTESRRAARVGDDGGLVPLDEQDRTRWNRDLIREGTRLIDGVLGRRVAGPYQLQAAIAALHAAAATPERTDWPQIAMLYLWLERLTPTAPVRLSRVVAVTQAYGPARGMALLDDLNRRHKLDRDPLIRQRERAVRAHLLQMTGDAAGATTLYREAAALTGNEVERRYLLDEAGRLT; encoded by the coding sequence GTGGACAGCGCGCGGCACCGGCCCGTGAGCGCCGGGCCGGACACGCCCACGGGCGTGGAGCACCTGCTCCGCACCGAGGCGCCGCAGGTCCTCGGCGCGTTGGTACGGCGCTTCGGCCGCTTCGACATCGCCGAGGACGCCGTACAGGAGGCGCTGCTGGCGGCGAGCCGGGCGTGGCCGGCCGACGGCGTGCCGGAGGATCCGCGCAGCTGGCTGATCCGGGTCGGTTACCGCCGGATGGTCGACCTGCTCCGCTCCGATCAGGCGAGGCGCACACGTGAGCGGGAAACCGGTATGGCCGAATTGGCCATGCAGGAACCGGCCCGCCGGGGAGGTCCTGTGCGGGAGGCCGACGACGGCCTCACCCTGCTGCTGCTCTGCTGCCACCCCGCGCTGAGCCCCGCCTCCCAGGTGGCGCTCACCCTGCGCGCGGTCGGCGGTCTCACGACAGCCGAGATCGCGCACGCCTATGGGACGACCGAGGCCACGCTGGGGACGCGGATCAGCCGGGCGAAGCAGCAGCTGGCCCGCGGCGGCGCCCGCTTCACCGCACCGACCGCCGCCGACCGGGACAGCCGCATGACCGCCGTGATGCGGGTGCTCTACCTGATCTTCAACGAGGGCTACACCGCCTCCGCCGGTGACGTACTCGCCCGCGTCGACCTGACCGGCGAGGCGATCCGGCTGACCCGGATGCTCGGCGACACGGCTCCGGACGACGCCGAGGTGGCCGGACTGCTGGCCCTGATGCTGCTCACCGAGTCGCGTCGTGCGGCCCGCGTCGGTGACGACGGCGGGCTGGTGCCGCTGGACGAGCAGGACCGCACACGCTGGAACCGCGATCTGATCCGCGAGGGCACCCGTCTGATCGACGGAGTCCTGGGCCGGCGCGTGGCGGGCCCGTACCAGCTGCAGGCGGCGATCGCGGCCCTGCACGCGGCGGCTGCGACGCCGGAGCGGACGGACTGGCCGCAGATCGCGATGCTGTACCTGTGGCTCGAACGGCTCACCCCGACCGCGCCGGTGCGGCTGAGCCGGGTGGTCGCGGTCACCCAGGCCTACGGACCGGCCCGGGGGATGGCACTGCTCGACGACCTCAACCGGCGCCACAAGCTGGATCGGGACCCTCTCATCCGGCAGCGGGAACGCGCGGTGCGCGCCCACCTGCTGCAGATGACCGGTGACGCGGCAGGTGCGACGACGCTGTACCGCGAGGCGGCCGCCCTGACCGGCAACGAGGTCGAGCGCCGCTACCTGCTCGACGAGGCCGGCCGCCTCACCTGA
- a CDS encoding cold-shock protein has product MATGTVKWFNSEKGFGFIEQDGGGADVFAHYSNIATQGFRELQEGQKVSFDVTQGQKGPQAENIVPA; this is encoded by the coding sequence ATGGCTACTGGAACCGTGAAGTGGTTCAACTCGGAAAAGGGCTTCGGCTTCATCGAGCAGGACGGCGGCGGCGCCGACGTCTTCGCCCACTACTCCAACATCGCCACCCAGGGCTTCCGTGAGCTCCAGGAGGGCCAGAAGGTCTCCTTCGACGTCACGCAGGGCCAGAAGGGCCCGCAGGCGGAGAACATCGTCCCGGCCTAA
- a CDS encoding YciI family protein, which yields MKYLLLGYTSATAWDAATADAPTEEALAAFAVYQRFEKELLETGELVATEGLGHPAVSATVHRTPDGVTLTDGPFAELKEVLASFAVIDVADRERAMEIASRIVEVLGEPIEVRPVMGEDFTA from the coding sequence GTGAAGTACCTGCTGCTCGGATACACGTCGGCCACCGCCTGGGACGCCGCGACCGCCGACGCCCCGACGGAGGAGGCTCTTGCCGCCTTCGCCGTGTACCAGAGGTTCGAGAAGGAGCTGCTCGAAACCGGAGAGCTCGTCGCCACCGAGGGCCTCGGACACCCGGCGGTCAGTGCCACGGTGCACCGGACGCCGGACGGTGTGACGCTCACCGACGGTCCGTTCGCAGAGCTCAAGGAGGTCCTGGCCAGCTTCGCCGTCATCGACGTCGCCGACCGGGAACGGGCCATGGAGATCGCCTCGCGGATAGTGGAGGTGCTGGGCGAACCCATCGAGGTCCGGCCGGTCATGGGAGAGGACTTCACGGCATGA
- a CDS encoding DEAD/DEAH box helicase, translated as MTRSERQDRPTRSRPIKGRGTDRAQANTRGSGKAPARRRTAPAQGGEFALPETLTPALPAVDAFAELDMPAALLKTLAAQGVTDPFPIQGATLPNSLAGRDILGRGRTGSGKTLAFGLALLARTAGRRSEPHAPLALVLVPTRELAQQVTDALTPYATSVNLRVATVVGGMSISRQSGALRRGAEVLVATPGRLKDLIERGDCRLDEVSITVLDEADQMADMGFMPQVVALLKQVETDGQRMLFSATLDKNIDRLVKMFLTDPVVHSVDPSAGAVTTMEHHVLHVADETDKKAVATRIAARDGRVIMFVDTKRAADRFAKRLLASGVRAAALHGGRSQPQRNRTLDQFKNGQVTALVATNVAARGIHIDDLDLVVNVDPPTDHKDYLHRGGRTARAGESGSVVTLVLPDEKRDMTRLMQDAGIAPRTTRIKSSDEELSRITGAREPSGVAIVIEVPQPTQPKPRTRGGGQGSGPAAGGSFRSGSRGRGRRGGTGAGSGTAQGGAGGTARGGAGGGGARGGAGAARGGAGGAGGSTRGAGAGRAGGTGRGSAPGRGRRAA; from the coding sequence ATGACCCGCTCCGAACGCCAGGACCGACCCACCCGCAGCCGCCCGATAAAGGGGCGCGGCACGGACCGGGCACAGGCGAACACCCGAGGATCCGGCAAGGCACCGGCCCGCCGCAGGACCGCGCCCGCCCAGGGCGGCGAGTTCGCCCTGCCGGAGACCCTGACCCCCGCACTTCCCGCCGTCGACGCGTTCGCCGAGCTGGACATGCCCGCCGCGCTGCTGAAGACCCTCGCCGCACAGGGCGTGACCGACCCCTTCCCCATCCAGGGCGCCACCCTGCCGAACTCGCTGGCCGGCCGGGACATCCTCGGCCGTGGCCGCACCGGCTCCGGCAAGACCCTGGCCTTCGGCCTGGCGCTGCTCGCCCGCACCGCGGGCCGCCGCTCCGAGCCGCACGCCCCGCTGGCGCTCGTCCTCGTCCCCACCCGCGAGCTCGCCCAGCAGGTCACCGACGCGCTGACCCCGTACGCCACCTCGGTGAACCTGCGCGTCGCCACCGTCGTCGGCGGCATGTCGATCAGCAGGCAGTCCGGCGCGCTGCGCCGTGGCGCCGAGGTGCTCGTCGCCACTCCGGGGCGGCTCAAGGACCTCATCGAGCGAGGCGACTGCCGCCTCGACGAGGTGTCGATCACCGTCCTCGACGAGGCCGACCAGATGGCCGACATGGGCTTCATGCCGCAGGTCGTCGCGCTGCTCAAGCAGGTCGAGACGGACGGTCAGCGCATGCTGTTCTCCGCGACCCTCGACAAGAACATCGACCGGCTGGTCAAGATGTTCCTCACCGACCCGGTCGTGCACTCGGTGGACCCGTCGGCCGGCGCCGTCACCACCATGGAGCACCACGTGCTGCACGTGGCGGACGAGACGGACAAGAAGGCCGTCGCCACCCGGATCGCCGCCCGCGACGGCCGGGTGATCATGTTCGTGGACACCAAGCGTGCCGCGGACCGCTTCGCCAAGCGGCTCCTCGCCAGCGGCGTGCGGGCCGCGGCCCTGCACGGAGGCCGGTCCCAGCCGCAGCGCAACCGGACGCTGGACCAGTTCAAGAACGGCCAGGTCACCGCGCTCGTCGCGACGAACGTGGCGGCCCGGGGCATCCACATCGACGACCTGGACCTGGTCGTCAACGTGGACCCGCCGACCGACCACAAGGACTACCTCCACCGTGGCGGGCGCACCGCGCGCGCCGGTGAGTCCGGCAGCGTCGTCACGCTCGTGCTGCCCGACGAGAAGCGCGACATGACCCGGCTGATGCAGGACGCGGGCATCGCGCCTCGCACCACCCGCATCAAGTCGAGCGACGAGGAGCTCAGCCGGATCACGGGCGCCCGTGAGCCGTCCGGCGTCGCGATCGTCATCGAGGTGCCGCAGCCGACGCAGCCCAAGCCGCGTACGCGAGGCGGTGGCCAGGGCTCAGGTCCCGCGGCCGGCGGATCCTTCCGTTCGGGCAGCCGGGGACGTGGCCGACGCGGTGGAACGGGCGCGGGCTCGGGCACCGCGCAGGGCGGCGCTGGCGGCACGGCTCGTGGTGGCGCGGGTGGCGGCGGCGCGCGCGGCGGCGCCGGTGCGGCTCGGGGCGGAGCAGGCGGTGCGGGTGGATCCACCCGTGGCGCCGGAGCCGGCCGGGCAGGCGGCACGGGACGCGGAAGCGCCCCGGGCCGTGGCCGCCGGGCTGCCTGA